From Synechococcus sp. A10-1-5-1, a single genomic window includes:
- the psb27 gene encoding photosystem II protein Psb27: MAAGWRRIKAALLAVCLGLTLLVTACSSSGGPLTGNYAEDTVTVADQLMATISISADDPGRSEAETSARALINDYMARYRPQSKVNGLASFTTMQTALNSLAGHYANYPNRPVPDALKDRLNKELKKAETGVVRGA, from the coding sequence ATGGCAGCTGGTTGGCGTCGAATCAAAGCAGCCCTGCTGGCTGTCTGCCTGGGCCTGACCCTGCTGGTCACGGCTTGTTCAAGCAGCGGTGGTCCCCTCACCGGCAACTACGCGGAGGACACCGTCACCGTGGCTGACCAACTCATGGCCACCATCTCGATCAGTGCCGATGACCCTGGCCGCAGCGAAGCCGAAACCTCAGCACGGGCCCTAATCAACGACTACATGGCGCGCTACCGCCCTCAGTCCAAGGTCAACGGTCTGGCCTCCTTCACCACCATGCAGACGGCTCTGAACTCCCTGGCAGGCCACTACGCCAATTACCCCAATCGCCCTGTTCCCGACGCTCTGAAGGATCGTCTCAACAAAGAACTCAAGAAAGCCGAGACAGGCGTGGTTCGCGGAGCGTGA
- a CDS encoding adenylosuccinate synthase encodes MSLANVVVIGAQWGDEGKGKITDLLSRSADVVVRYQGGVNAGHTIVVDDKVLKLHLIPSGILYPGTVCLIGSGTVVDPKVMIGELDMLAENGIPVDDLRLAATAHVTMPYHRLLDQAMEQRRGDQRIGTTGRGIGPTYADKSQRNGIRVIDILDESRLRERLAGPLAEKNEILDKIYGIEPLDFDAVVAEYVAYGQRLAPHVVDCTRTIHQAAKAKKNILFEGAQGTLLDLDHGTYPYVTSSNPVSGGACIGAGVGPTLIDRVIGVAKAYTTRVGEGPFPTELEGSLNDHLCDRGGEFGTTTGRRRRCGWFDGVIGRYAVEVNGLDCLAITKLDVLDELDEIQVCVAYELDGQRIEHFPGSAEDFARCQPIFETLPGWQSSTADCRRLEDLPPTAMSYLRFLAELMEVPIAIVSLGADRDQTIVVEDPIHGPKRALLSR; translated from the coding sequence GTGTCCTTGGCCAACGTTGTCGTCATCGGTGCTCAGTGGGGTGACGAGGGGAAGGGCAAGATCACCGATCTCCTGAGTCGCTCGGCCGATGTGGTCGTTCGCTATCAGGGCGGTGTGAATGCCGGTCACACCATTGTTGTGGACGACAAGGTGCTGAAACTGCACCTGATTCCCTCCGGCATTCTTTATCCCGGAACCGTCTGTCTGATCGGCTCCGGCACCGTTGTGGACCCCAAGGTCATGATCGGTGAGCTGGACATGCTCGCTGAGAACGGCATTCCGGTGGACGACTTGCGTCTCGCCGCGACGGCTCACGTGACCATGCCCTATCACCGCCTGTTGGATCAGGCGATGGAGCAGCGCCGCGGAGATCAGCGGATTGGAACCACTGGGCGCGGCATTGGACCGACCTACGCGGACAAGTCCCAGCGCAACGGCATCCGAGTCATCGACATCCTGGATGAATCCCGCCTGCGTGAGCGCCTGGCTGGCCCCCTGGCTGAGAAGAACGAGATCCTGGACAAGATTTACGGCATCGAGCCCCTCGACTTCGATGCTGTCGTTGCGGAATATGTGGCCTATGGCCAGCGCCTGGCCCCCCATGTCGTGGACTGCACCCGCACCATCCACCAGGCAGCTAAGGCCAAGAAGAACATCCTTTTCGAAGGTGCCCAAGGCACCTTGTTGGACCTCGATCACGGCACGTACCCCTACGTCACCTCCTCGAACCCGGTCAGTGGTGGCGCATGCATCGGAGCAGGGGTTGGTCCAACCCTGATCGACCGCGTGATCGGTGTAGCCAAGGCCTACACCACCCGTGTTGGTGAAGGTCCCTTCCCCACAGAGTTAGAGGGAAGCCTCAATGACCACCTCTGCGATCGGGGTGGTGAATTCGGCACCACCACCGGCCGTCGTCGCCGTTGTGGTTGGTTTGACGGTGTGATCGGCCGCTACGCCGTAGAGGTCAACGGTCTGGATTGCTTGGCGATCACCAAGCTCGACGTGCTGGATGAACTCGACGAGATCCAGGTTTGTGTCGCCTACGAACTCGATGGTCAGCGGATCGAGCATTTCCCCGGCTCCGCTGAGGATTTTGCGCGCTGTCAGCCGATCTTCGAGACGCTGCCCGGCTGGCAAAGCTCCACCGCCGATTGCCGCCGTCTGGAGGATCTTCCCCCGACTGCAATGAGCTACTTGCGCTTCCTGGCTGAGCTGATGGAAGTCCCGATTGCGATCGTCTCCTTGGGCGCTGATCGTGATCAGACCATCGTGGTCGAAGATCCCATTCACGGTCCGAAGCGGGCCCTCCTGAGCCGCTAA
- a CDS encoding adenosine kinase, with amino-acid sequence MPEKKSLDVVGIGNAIVDVLVQADDRVIEGFGLTKGTMALIDQDQAETLYSKLGPGLETSGGSAANTLAGIAQLGGRAGFIGRVRDDQLGTIFAHDIRAVGTRFETPAATVGASTARCLILVSPDAQRTMCTYLGASVGLDPTDLNLEMVAQAKVLYLEGYLWDSDEAKEAFLAAAKVAKENGAEVALSLSDAFCVERHRDSFLELVDGHVDILFANEMEITSLYKANSFDEAAQAVRGRCRIAALTRSEQGSIVLSGDESIAIKPFNLGALVDTTGAGDLYAGGFLHAYTQGESLERCGQLASLCAGQVVTQLGPRSQVDLKALAQTHLS; translated from the coding sequence ATGCCTGAAAAGAAGAGCTTGGACGTTGTCGGCATCGGCAACGCCATTGTTGATGTGCTCGTCCAAGCCGACGATCGGGTGATCGAGGGCTTCGGCCTGACCAAAGGGACCATGGCCCTGATTGATCAGGACCAAGCCGAGACCCTCTACTCCAAGCTCGGCCCAGGCCTGGAAACCTCTGGGGGCTCAGCTGCAAATACCTTGGCCGGGATCGCCCAGCTGGGCGGACGTGCGGGATTTATTGGTCGGGTGCGTGACGACCAGCTCGGCACGATCTTTGCCCATGACATTCGTGCTGTGGGTACGCGCTTTGAGACCCCTGCCGCAACGGTGGGGGCATCCACAGCCCGCTGCCTGATCCTGGTTTCCCCGGATGCACAGCGCACGATGTGCACCTATCTGGGGGCTTCAGTCGGCCTCGATCCCACTGATCTGAATCTTGAGATGGTGGCCCAGGCCAAGGTGCTCTACCTCGAGGGCTACCTCTGGGACAGCGACGAGGCCAAGGAAGCATTCCTCGCCGCAGCCAAGGTCGCCAAAGAGAACGGAGCAGAGGTGGCCCTGAGCCTTTCGGATGCGTTCTGCGTCGAACGTCATCGCGACAGCTTCCTAGAGCTTGTCGACGGCCATGTCGACATCCTCTTTGCCAATGAGATGGAGATCACCTCCCTCTACAAGGCCAACAGCTTTGACGAGGCCGCCCAGGCGGTCCGCGGCCGTTGCCGCATTGCTGCTCTGACCCGCAGTGAGCAGGGATCCATCGTCCTCAGTGGTGACGAGTCCATCGCGATTAAGCCCTTCAACCTCGGTGCCCTTGTGGACACCACGGGTGCTGGTGATCTGTACGCCGGTGGATTCCTGCATGCCTACACCCAAGGTGAATCACTGGAGCGCTGCGGCCAGCTCGCTTCCCTCTGTGCAGGCCAGGTGGTGACCCAGCTCGGTCCCCGCTCCCAGGTGGATCTCAAGGCCCTAGCCCAGACCCACCTCAGCTAG
- the cutA gene encoding divalent-cation tolerance protein CutA, with protein MTQRLILALTTEANQQSAETLARMLLEQRLAACVALQPQRAMYWWQGQIESSDEVQLLIKARLEQRDALETAVRQHHSYETPEFLCWAAEASGDYATWAAAACRP; from the coding sequence ATGACCCAACGGCTGATCCTGGCCCTGACCACCGAGGCCAACCAACAGAGCGCAGAGACCCTCGCTCGGATGTTGCTGGAGCAACGCTTAGCGGCCTGCGTTGCCCTTCAGCCACAACGGGCCATGTATTGGTGGCAAGGGCAGATCGAGAGCAGCGACGAGGTGCAGTTGCTGATCAAAGCGCGTCTCGAGCAACGGGACGCGCTGGAGACCGCCGTACGGCAGCACCACAGCTACGAGACACCGGAATTTCTTTGCTGGGCGGCAGAGGCCAGCGGTGACTACGCAACCTGGGCCGCAGCCGCCTGCCGCCCCTAG
- a CDS encoding precorrin-6A/cobalt-precorrin-6A reductase: MQGLEFHQGDSSTSDPAETIWLVSGTGDGPPLAQALLKRGWSVLVSVVSEAAIRAYPSHPNLRFQVGQLERDEAVDHLLRSHRPQWVLDATHPFAQVISSRLQRRCRAQHQPLLQLQREAQLPALGTRIHWIGDLKELQDMQLAGERLLLAIGSRHLARALRHSTASQHFARILDNPESLRLALAAGLEPEHLACVRPGALPEGAIERALCRRWQISRVLCRQSGGITQQIWQSLSQELGLPLIQIRSPSANEPTGLSREAMLRQVGAPHPRP, encoded by the coding sequence ATGCAAGGCCTGGAATTTCACCAGGGGGATTCCTCGACATCGGACCCAGCAGAGACGATTTGGTTGGTCTCTGGCACTGGAGATGGTCCGCCCCTCGCCCAGGCCTTACTGAAACGCGGCTGGAGCGTCCTGGTCAGCGTGGTCAGCGAAGCGGCCATCCGGGCATATCCATCCCACCCCAATCTCCGCTTCCAGGTGGGACAGCTCGAAAGGGACGAGGCGGTTGATCATCTACTGCGAAGCCACAGGCCCCAGTGGGTCCTGGATGCCACCCATCCCTTTGCCCAAGTCATCAGCAGCAGGCTGCAACGGCGCTGCAGGGCCCAGCACCAACCGCTACTGCAACTGCAGCGAGAGGCCCAGCTTCCCGCCCTTGGAACTCGGATTCATTGGATTGGTGATCTCAAAGAGCTCCAAGACATGCAGCTGGCGGGAGAACGACTACTGCTAGCGATTGGCTCCCGGCATCTGGCCAGGGCCTTGCGCCATAGCACCGCCTCCCAGCACTTCGCCCGGATCCTCGACAACCCTGAAAGCCTGCGCCTGGCCCTCGCCGCGGGCTTGGAGCCGGAGCATCTGGCCTGCGTCCGGCCGGGGGCACTACCTGAGGGGGCCATTGAGCGAGCCCTCTGCCGCCGCTGGCAGATCAGCAGGGTGCTCTGCAGGCAGTCCGGAGGAATCACCCAGCAGATCTGGCAATCCCTGAGCCAGGAACTAGGCCTGCCGTTGATCCAGATCAGGTCGCCCTCAGCCAATGAGCCCACGGGACTGTCCCGGGAGGCGATGCTGCGCCAGGTTGGAGCACCTCACCCCCGGCCATGA
- a CDS encoding single-stranded DNA-binding protein, translated as MNHCLLEVEVLEAPQVRYTQDNQTPVAEMAVQFDGLRPDDPAGQLKVVGWGSLAQDLQNRVQVGQRLMVEGRLRMNTVSRQDGVKEKRAEFTLSRLHPLGASAGAGRPAAAAPSSAPAPTRAAAPAPVAAAAAAQEQPPTWNASPLIPDLPEGEDEIPF; from the coding sequence GTGAACCATTGCTTGCTGGAGGTAGAGGTGCTGGAGGCGCCTCAGGTGCGCTACACCCAGGACAACCAAACTCCAGTGGCGGAGATGGCCGTTCAATTTGATGGCCTGCGTCCTGATGATCCGGCGGGTCAGCTCAAGGTTGTCGGCTGGGGAAGTCTTGCTCAGGACCTGCAGAACAGGGTTCAGGTCGGTCAGCGCCTGATGGTTGAAGGCCGCCTGCGGATGAACACCGTGAGCCGTCAGGACGGGGTCAAAGAAAAGCGCGCTGAATTCACCCTCTCCCGTCTGCATCCGCTGGGTGCCAGCGCCGGTGCCGGCCGACCTGCTGCCGCAGCGCCGTCCTCGGCTCCCGCCCCAACCCGCGCCGCTGCTCCGGCTCCCGTCGCGGCCGCGGCTGCCGCTCAAGAGCAGCCTCCCACTTGGAACGCTTCACCCTTGATCCCCGATCTGCCTGAGGGCGAGGACGAGATTCCGTTCTGA
- a CDS encoding DUF2854 domain-containing protein has translation MLAIASPGSLVTLAGAALSVIGWIGYATSNPNLSLPTIFYGIPILLGGLALKSSELPPAELLPAESEAVALREEASSKTLRKLVKDVTRWRYGQKAHLESSLEALKLWDEDQPPQLVSVAERAIGGRYAVAMRFRCEGVPYERWQDKQDRLGRFFDRGLRAELSEPSKGEVLLELLPAAG, from the coding sequence ATGCTCGCAATCGCTTCCCCCGGCAGCCTAGTCACCCTGGCAGGTGCTGCTCTGTCGGTCATTGGCTGGATCGGCTACGCCACCTCCAATCCCAACCTCAGCCTGCCGACCATTTTTTATGGCATTCCCATCCTGTTGGGTGGTCTGGCCTTGAAGTCGTCAGAGCTACCCCCAGCGGAGCTTCTCCCTGCGGAGTCAGAGGCCGTTGCCCTGCGCGAGGAGGCCTCCAGCAAAACCCTGCGCAAGTTGGTGAAGGATGTCACCCGCTGGCGCTATGGCCAGAAGGCTCACCTGGAGAGCTCACTGGAGGCCCTGAAACTTTGGGACGAAGATCAGCCCCCCCAGCTCGTTAGCGTTGCCGAGCGGGCCATCGGGGGCCGCTATGCCGTCGCAATGCGCTTCCGCTGCGAAGGGGTCCCCTATGAGCGTTGGCAGGACAAGCAGGACCGTCTGGGTCGCTTCTTTGACCGTGGCCTGCGGGCCGAGCTGAGCGAGCCGAGCAAGGGCGAGGTGCTGCTTGAGTTGTTGCCCGCTGCTGGCTAA
- the argB gene encoding acetylglutamate kinase — MSERPADRTDALRVSVLSEALPYIQRFSGRRVVVKYGGAAMVREDLRDAVYRDLVLLASVGVKPVVVHGGGPEINEWLGRLNIEPQFRNGLRVTCPDTMDVVEMVLVGRVNKQIVNGLNRLGARAVGLSGSDGPLVRARTYGDGANGLVGDVAAVDPSVLFPLLDAGYIPVISSVAADGEGQAHNINADTVAGELAAALEAEKLILLTDTPGILRDREDPSSLIRSVSLSGARELISSGVVAGGMTPKTECCIRALAQGVAAAHIVDGRTAHALLLEVFTDAGIGTMVTGRSNL; from the coding sequence TTGAGCGAACGTCCTGCTGATCGCACCGACGCCTTGCGGGTGTCGGTGCTGAGCGAAGCCCTTCCGTATATCCAGCGTTTCTCGGGACGCCGCGTTGTCGTGAAGTACGGCGGAGCTGCCATGGTCAGAGAAGACCTGCGTGATGCGGTCTATCGCGACTTGGTGCTGCTGGCTTCGGTTGGCGTGAAACCGGTGGTGGTCCATGGCGGTGGGCCAGAAATTAATGAGTGGTTGGGGCGCCTGAACATCGAGCCCCAATTCCGTAATGGGTTGCGGGTGACCTGCCCGGACACCATGGACGTGGTGGAGATGGTCCTGGTGGGCCGGGTCAATAAGCAAATCGTCAATGGGTTGAACCGTCTTGGCGCCCGGGCCGTGGGCCTCTCCGGCAGCGATGGACCGTTGGTGCGGGCCCGCACCTACGGCGATGGCGCCAATGGACTGGTGGGGGATGTGGCCGCGGTGGATCCCTCGGTGCTGTTCCCCCTGCTGGATGCCGGCTACATCCCGGTGATCTCCTCGGTGGCGGCCGATGGTGAGGGCCAGGCCCACAACATCAATGCCGACACCGTCGCCGGTGAGTTGGCCGCGGCATTGGAAGCGGAGAAGTTGATCTTGTTGACCGATACCCCGGGCATCCTTCGGGATCGGGAGGATCCCAGCTCTTTGATTCGATCCGTGAGTCTCTCCGGGGCCCGCGAGCTCATCAGCTCTGGCGTCGTGGCCGGCGGCATGACCCCGAAGACCGAGTGCTGCATTCGCGCCTTGGCCCAGGGGGTCGCCGCTGCCCACATCGTCGATGGCCGAACCGCCCATGCCCTGCTGCTTGAGGTGTTTACCGACGCAGGCATCGGCACGATGGTGACGGGCCGCTCCAACCTCTAG
- a CDS encoding DUF3153 domain-containing protein, which produces MEDPGSAEVTEGVDSSALLPARAALERGDYGTCERLLEPLLEAHGPVTPFGGEVRLLLATAQLGRGDHQAAATTCRSLRGCRDAALRAQAKGLQEILDAPALVRPREWSMTLPSLGEMKPLEGELKAMARQRRRRRRPPEPPPPPTGPTQAPVGFAVLAVLLLLLTALLGGCVDLETQLNFPAPGRLQFEQRSQSLTDQPLPWQAQWRQSLRGRPLKVHQDHGRLEVSSPVLPAAQALRLLENSLEQGAKLANLDLPGPDLQFSERNWLIGVRQQLSIRLDLEALQPLPGLKLSVGLEPLALRSIQSSSPNSAQAIRRGKGKPEAVRWTLEPGSINTLRLSCWRWSKLGLGTLAISLLLLLVALLQRLRLAAGFGLPQLPA; this is translated from the coding sequence GTGGAGGATCCCGGGTCTGCTGAGGTGACGGAAGGGGTGGATTCATCCGCGCTTCTCCCGGCGCGCGCGGCCCTAGAGAGGGGGGACTACGGGACCTGTGAACGGTTGCTGGAGCCGCTCCTTGAGGCCCATGGCCCGGTGACTCCCTTCGGCGGCGAAGTGCGCCTCCTGTTGGCCACGGCCCAGTTGGGACGGGGTGATCATCAGGCCGCGGCAACAACGTGCCGAAGTCTTCGGGGCTGCCGCGATGCCGCTCTTCGCGCCCAGGCCAAGGGACTTCAGGAGATCCTCGACGCTCCGGCTTTGGTCAGGCCCCGCGAATGGTCGATGACCCTCCCCAGCCTGGGGGAGATGAAACCGTTGGAGGGCGAGCTCAAGGCCATGGCCCGTCAACGGCGCCGCCGCCGCCGTCCTCCTGAGCCGCCGCCGCCGCCCACCGGACCGACCCAAGCCCCAGTGGGCTTTGCTGTGCTGGCCGTCCTCCTGTTGCTGCTCACTGCGCTGCTCGGGGGCTGCGTCGATTTGGAGACGCAGCTCAATTTCCCCGCCCCAGGACGGTTGCAATTTGAGCAGCGCAGCCAATCCTTGACCGATCAGCCCCTGCCCTGGCAGGCCCAGTGGCGCCAATCACTTCGCGGCCGCCCATTGAAGGTGCATCAAGACCATGGCCGCCTGGAGGTGAGCTCCCCGGTCTTGCCTGCCGCTCAGGCCTTGCGCCTTCTCGAGAACAGCCTTGAGCAGGGGGCCAAGCTCGCCAATCTCGATCTTCCTGGGCCTGATTTGCAATTCAGCGAGCGCAACTGGCTCATCGGGGTGCGTCAACAGCTCTCCATTCGCTTGGACCTGGAGGCTCTGCAACCCCTACCGGGCCTGAAGCTGAGCGTTGGCCTTGAGCCGCTTGCGCTGCGCTCGATTCAGTCCTCCAGCCCCAACTCCGCCCAGGCCATCCGCCGCGGCAAGGGCAAGCCCGAGGCTGTCCGCTGGACCCTTGAGCCCGGCTCCATCAACACGCTTCGGCTCTCCTGTTGGCGATGGAGCAAGCTCGGCCTCGGCACCCTCGCCATCAGCCTGCTGCTCCTGCTGGTGGCCTTGCTTCAACGACTGCGCCTGGCCGCCGGTTTCGGCCTCCCCCAACTCCCGGCCTAG
- the priA gene encoding primosomal protein N', with translation MTASASADAQGSWVQVWLEAGREGQVFTYSNPEQLPCARGDLVQIRLRGRRHIGLVVDLLEHHPSALAGKALQPIETIHQKAAVEPHWQGLIETVAQQCRTTSFRTLKAVLPPGWLGQRATSAAERPREQLWLELIQPPTEAECGTWSAAQTRLLQVIQEHGGQCWQTQALESAQVSRSVSDTLMRRGTIRRERRLFHGPRETGAISHSGEANPKQLTADQAQALAAIELAKAGSTLLLWGVTGAGKTEVYLQAAARELQAGRSVLLLTPEIGLIPQLLDRSRARFGGAVAEYHSGCSDGSRIRTWRRCLNSDSPLLVVGTRSAIFLPLQQLGLVVLDEEHDRSYKQDSPMPCYHARDVAKLRAQSSGAKLVLGSATPSLETWRACQGPLAECQLVRLPKRIGTSVLPPVLVVDMRQELAEGHRRLVSRPLMDRLQTLKERSEQAVVLVPRRGYSSFLSCRSCGEVVQCPHCDVALTVHRQRERSWLRCHWCDHRAEIERRCGHCGSTAFKPFGAGTQQVLEHLSEELEDLRLLRFDRDTTRGRDGHRHLLERFARGEADVLIGTQMLAKGMDLPRVTLAAVLAADGLLHRPDLRAAEESLQLLLQLAGRAGRGDRPGEVLVQTYSPEHPVIRHLVDGRYEAFLAEELSQRQAASLVPFSRACLLRLAGPSASRTATAASSLAEHLRSELMQQGWLLIGPAPAPVARVAGNSRWQLLLHGPAGSDLPLPMETELRALLPNDVSLAIDPDPLEL, from the coding sequence TTGACTGCCTCCGCCTCAGCTGATGCCCAGGGTTCCTGGGTCCAGGTCTGGCTTGAAGCAGGCCGTGAGGGGCAGGTTTTTACCTACAGCAATCCCGAGCAACTCCCCTGCGCCAGAGGAGATCTCGTTCAGATTCGACTCAGGGGACGCCGCCACATTGGACTGGTGGTGGATCTGCTGGAACACCACCCATCTGCACTCGCAGGCAAAGCCTTACAACCGATTGAGACAATCCATCAAAAGGCTGCGGTTGAACCGCATTGGCAGGGCCTGATTGAGACGGTTGCGCAGCAGTGCCGGACCACATCGTTTCGAACACTCAAGGCGGTCCTGCCCCCGGGCTGGCTGGGTCAACGGGCCACTTCAGCGGCGGAACGTCCACGGGAGCAACTCTGGTTGGAGCTGATCCAGCCGCCGACTGAAGCGGAATGCGGTACCTGGAGCGCGGCACAAACACGCCTGCTCCAGGTCATTCAGGAGCATGGCGGCCAGTGCTGGCAGACCCAGGCTCTGGAGTCCGCCCAGGTCAGCCGATCCGTCAGCGACACCCTGATGCGCCGGGGAACAATCCGGCGAGAACGACGTCTCTTTCACGGTCCAAGGGAAACAGGGGCGATCAGCCACTCAGGCGAGGCCAACCCCAAACAACTCACAGCGGATCAGGCCCAGGCGCTAGCGGCCATCGAACTGGCTAAAGCTGGAAGCACACTGCTGCTCTGGGGGGTCACCGGAGCCGGCAAAACAGAGGTCTATCTCCAGGCCGCAGCCCGCGAGCTCCAGGCCGGACGCTCTGTGTTGTTGCTGACGCCGGAAATTGGCCTCATTCCCCAGCTGTTGGACCGCAGCCGAGCCCGTTTTGGCGGAGCGGTGGCTGAGTACCACTCCGGTTGCAGCGATGGCTCGCGGATCCGAACCTGGCGCCGCTGCCTGAATAGCGACTCGCCCCTGCTTGTGGTGGGCACCCGATCGGCGATCTTTTTACCCCTCCAACAGCTGGGGTTGGTGGTGCTCGATGAGGAGCACGACCGCTCCTACAAGCAGGACAGCCCCATGCCCTGTTATCACGCCCGTGATGTGGCGAAGCTGCGGGCCCAGAGCAGTGGCGCCAAGTTGGTCCTTGGTAGCGCCACCCCAAGCTTGGAAACCTGGCGGGCCTGCCAAGGACCGCTGGCTGAATGCCAGCTGGTGCGCCTACCAAAACGGATTGGCACCAGCGTTCTCCCACCAGTGCTGGTGGTGGACATGCGGCAGGAACTGGCCGAGGGGCATCGCCGACTCGTCAGTCGGCCCCTCATGGATCGACTCCAAACCCTGAAAGAACGCAGTGAACAGGCCGTCGTGCTGGTGCCTCGCCGGGGATACAGCAGCTTTTTGAGTTGCCGGAGCTGCGGTGAAGTCGTGCAGTGTCCCCACTGCGACGTTGCACTCACGGTGCACCGCCAACGGGAGCGCTCCTGGCTTCGCTGCCATTGGTGCGACCATCGAGCCGAAATCGAACGCCGCTGCGGACACTGCGGATCGACCGCCTTCAAACCCTTTGGAGCTGGGACACAACAGGTGCTGGAGCACCTCTCCGAAGAATTAGAAGACCTCCGGCTGCTGCGCTTCGATCGGGACACGACCCGCGGTCGCGATGGCCATCGCCACCTCCTCGAGCGGTTCGCACGCGGAGAGGCCGATGTCTTGATCGGAACGCAGATGCTGGCCAAGGGCATGGACCTACCTCGCGTCACCCTGGCTGCTGTTCTGGCCGCGGATGGCCTGCTGCATCGCCCCGATCTGCGGGCCGCCGAGGAAAGCCTGCAGCTGCTGCTCCAGCTGGCCGGCCGAGCGGGCCGAGGCGATCGCCCGGGGGAAGTCTTGGTGCAGACCTACAGCCCTGAGCACCCAGTCATTCGCCACCTGGTCGACGGCCGTTACGAAGCCTTCTTGGCCGAGGAACTGAGCCAGAGGCAGGCCGCTTCCCTCGTGCCCTTTAGCCGGGCCTGCCTGCTGCGGCTCGCCGGGCCGTCCGCCAGTCGGACCGCGACCGCTGCCTCCAGCCTCGCGGAACACCTGCGCTCAGAACTGATGCAACAGGGTTGGTTACTGATCGGACCGGCCCCAGCCCCCGTGGCGCGGGTGGCAGGGAATAGCCGCTGGCAACTACTGCTCCATGGCCCCGCCGGTTCAGATCTACCCCTGCCCATGGAGACCGAACTGAGGGCGCTCTTGCCAAACGACGTCAGTCTGGCGATCGATCCAGATCCACTGGAGCTCTAG
- the rpoD gene encoding RNA polymerase sigma factor RpoD has translation MSPAAATKKSATTKSASKAPAKEKKPSAEILAVANASGETVKVTKAKAASKAKKDAEAANKVSPTKAKATKTSASSKKSASTKAASTKATSTKAASSKAASTKTSASKASGKKAAAADLDKAADQLLAAAGQAPAADAKASEKDAAKTAKALASIKIGPKGVYTEDSIRVYLQEIGRIRLLRPDEEIELARKIADLLQLEELANQFEADNGHYPDTKEWAALVEMPLVKFRRRLMLGRRAKEKMVQSNLRLVVSIAKKYMNRGLSFQDLIQEGSLGLIRAAEKFDHEKGYKFSTYATWWIRQAITRAIADQSRTIRLPVHLYETISRIKKTTKTLSQEFGRKPTEEEIAESMEMTIEKLRFIAKSAQLPISLETPIGKEEDSRLGDFIEADIENPEQDVAKNLLREDLEGVLATLSPRERDVLRLRYGLDDGRMKTLEEIGQIFDVTRERIRQIEAKALRKLRHPNRNGVLKEYIK, from the coding sequence ATGAGTCCTGCTGCTGCGACCAAAAAGTCAGCGACCACCAAGAGCGCTTCGAAGGCACCCGCCAAAGAGAAGAAGCCCTCTGCTGAAATCCTGGCCGTGGCGAATGCCTCCGGAGAGACGGTCAAAGTGACTAAGGCCAAGGCTGCCAGCAAGGCCAAGAAAGACGCAGAGGCCGCCAACAAGGTCAGCCCGACGAAGGCCAAAGCCACCAAGACATCCGCCAGTAGCAAGAAGAGCGCTTCAACCAAGGCTGCTTCAACCAAGGCGACTTCTACGAAGGCCGCCTCATCGAAGGCCGCCTCAACAAAGACGTCTGCTTCGAAAGCCAGCGGCAAGAAAGCGGCTGCGGCGGATCTCGATAAGGCCGCTGATCAGTTGTTGGCTGCTGCGGGCCAAGCCCCGGCCGCCGATGCCAAGGCCTCTGAGAAGGACGCCGCTAAAACCGCTAAGGCCCTCGCCAGCATCAAGATCGGGCCCAAGGGCGTCTACACCGAAGACTCCATCCGGGTTTACCTCCAAGAAATCGGTCGGATCCGTCTGCTGCGGCCCGACGAAGAAATCGAGCTGGCCCGCAAAATTGCTGATCTGCTTCAGCTCGAGGAGCTCGCCAATCAGTTCGAGGCGGACAACGGCCACTATCCCGACACCAAGGAATGGGCGGCTCTCGTCGAGATGCCCTTGGTGAAGTTCCGCCGGCGCCTGATGCTGGGCCGCCGCGCCAAGGAAAAGATGGTGCAGTCGAACCTCCGTCTGGTGGTCTCGATTGCAAAGAAATACATGAACCGGGGTCTGAGCTTCCAGGATCTGATTCAGGAAGGTTCCCTCGGCTTGATTCGGGCTGCCGAGAAGTTCGACCACGAGAAGGGCTACAAGTTCTCGACCTACGCCACCTGGTGGATTCGTCAGGCGATTACCCGTGCGATCGCTGACCAGTCCCGCACCATTCGTCTTCCGGTGCACCTTTACGAGACCATTTCTCGGATCAAGAAGACCACCAAGACCCTCTCCCAAGAGTTCGGCCGGAAGCCCACCGAAGAGGAGATCGCTGAGTCGATGGAGATGACCATCGAGAAGCTCCGTTTCATTGCCAAGAGCGCCCAGCTGCCAATTTCTTTGGAGACGCCGATCGGTAAGGAAGAGGATTCCCGTCTCGGTGACTTCATCGAAGCCGACATCGAAAATCCTGAGCAGGATGTTGCCAAGAACCTGCTGCGGGAAGACCTCGAGGGAGTGCTGGCCACCTTGAGCCCCCGCGAGCGTGATGTTCTGCGCTTGCGCTACGGACTCGATGATGGCCGGATGAAGACCCTCGAGGAGATCGGTCAGATCTTTGATGTGACCCGCGAGCGGATCCGTCAGATCGAAGCCAAGGCTCTACGCAAACTGCGGCACCCCAACCGCAATGGCGTCCTCAAGGAGTACATCAAGTAA